A single Osmerus mordax isolate fOsmMor3 chromosome 7, fOsmMor3.pri, whole genome shotgun sequence DNA region contains:
- the syt6a gene encoding synaptotagmin-6 yields the protein MSPDEEEYDMVCQKAVTLIVDLCLQNSALLDSDTCEDFLFLLSNQSSDNKEPSVTFGLLVCLFLLCGLALLGLCAFASWKLCWRNKALSSSSAALSPACGPDSCPLQHHNLPSPQQPLVTMATEKVKGPMGSMGFLEAAVKISHTSPDIPAEVQRSMREHFLRRTQRMQRQTTEPASSTRHSSFKRHLPRQMQVGSLDLGNDYVDEDEQPTSIGRIKPELYKQQSLDTEESSKNASGKNCGKINFSLKYDYEEEALIVNILKALDLPAKDICGSSDPYVKVYLLPDRKKFQTRVHRKTLNPTFDESFQFPVPYEELAIRKLHMSVFDFDRFSRHDMIGEVEVDNLFETSDLSRETVIWRDIQYATSESVDLGEIMFSLCYLPTAGRLTLTVIKCRNLKAMDITGYSDPYVKVSLICDGRRLKKKKTTIKKNTLNPTYNEAIIFDIPPDSMDTVSLHISVMDYDLVGHNEIIGVNRVGCNAEGLGRDHWNEMLAYPRKPVAHWHPLLESKKSEKEWKARTASFDSQGSCPSPRPPASP from the exons GCGTCACATTTGGCCTGCTCGTCTGCCTGTTTCTGCTCTGCGGCCTGGCCCTCCTGGGCCTCTGTGCCTTTGCCTCCTGGAAGCTGTGCTGGCGGAACAAGGCCCTGTCCTCCAGCTCAGCAGCCCTCAGCCCGGCCTGCGGCCCTGACAGCTGCCCCCTCCAGCACCACaacctccccagcccccagcagCCACTGGTCACCATGGCgacagagaaggtgaaaggACCCATGGGCTCCATGGGCTTCCTGGAGGCGGCGGTGAAGATCAGCCACACCTCCCCTGACATTCCGGCTGAGGTGCAGCGCTCCATGAGAGAGCACTTTCTGCGCCGCACGCAGCGCATGCAGCGACAGACCACTGAGCCGGCATCCTCCACTAg GCACAGCTCATTCAAGAGACACTTGCCCAGACAGATGCAGGTGGGCAGCCTGGATCTTGGCAACGACTATGTGGACGAGGACGAGCAGCCGACCAGCATCGGGCGCATCAAGCCGGAGCTGTACAAGCAGCAGTCCCTGGACACCGAGGAGTCCTCCAAGAACGCCAGCGGCAAGAACTGCGGCAAGATCAACTTCTCGCTCAAGTACGACTACGAGGAGGAGGCGCTGATCGTCAACATCCTGAAGGCCCTCGACCTTCCCGCCAAGGACATATGCGGCAGCTCCGACCCCTACGTCAAGGTCTACCTGCTGCCCGACCGCAAGAAGTTCCAGACGCGCGTCCACCGCAAGACGCTCAACCCCACCTTCGACGAGTCCTTCCAGTTCCCTGTGCCTTACGAGGAGCTGGCCATCAGGAAGCTCCACATGAGCGTCTTTGACTTTGACAGGTTCTCCCGCCACGACATgatcggggaggtggaggtggacaaCCTGTTTGAGACGTCCGATCTCTCCAGGGAGACGGTCATCTGGAGGGATATTCAGTACGCCACCTCT GAAAGTGTGGATCTTGGTGAAATTATGTTTTCACTTTGCTACCTGCCAACCGCAGGCAGACTCACACTTACTGTCATCAAGTGTAGGAACCTCAAGGCCATGGACATCACGGGATACtcgg ATCCCTACGTCAAAGTATCTCTCATATGCGACGGGAGGCGtttgaaaaagaagaagaccacCATCAAGAAGAACACGCTGAACCCCACATACAACGAAGCCATTATCTTCGACATCCCTCCAGACAGCATGGACACCGTCAGTCTGCACATCTCCGTCATGGACTACGACTT ggtAGGTCACAACGAAATCATTGGCGTTAACAGAGTAGGCTGCAACGCTGAAGGTCTTGGCAGGGACCACTGGAACGAGATGCTGGCCTACCCAAGGAAGCCCGTTGCACACTGGCACCCCCTGCTGGAGTCCAAAAAATCTgagaaagag TGGAAAGCGAGAACGGCCAGCTTTGATAGCCAGGGTTCCTGCCCGTCCCCCAGACCCCCTGCCAGCCCCTGA